Genomic window (Maylandia zebra isolate NMK-2024a linkage group LG11, Mzebra_GT3a, whole genome shotgun sequence):
gaaaaggagagaaagatcACATTCCCTACCCTGTAAAGGAAgcatttaatatactgttaGAATTACATACATTACTGTGTAATTTGTATATTGACCATCATACGGTTTTATGACAAGGCAGCATTTTCCTATAACTATTCCCACTTTTGTCAGCAGGATAGACTATTAGTGTGACTGTGGTTTTTGTTTCAGAAGCTCCATTCAGAAAAACGTAATATTGCTGGCTTCATCGGTTTATTGAAGGGGATTTTTTTATGCCTTTACTTCATTACTGTTACAATGgtggatgctcatattaaacataGCCAAAGTATGATGTCAGTGAGGGTGTACTCACACTAGACACGGTTGCCTGTGCATGATTGTTCCTGCTCCCCTGCACTCAACTATCTAGACACAAGTATGCATTACTTTGTCTGAGCATCTCAGCTCCTCCCTCTCTCGCACACACCCTGAAAGGCACTCTTGTAAGCtcacgattttttttttttacatgttgtagctTAATTGGAAAAGTCGTGTCTCCTAAATGAGTTTTGCCGGAGCCGCTATCACTGAGAAAGCTGAAGTTAGTCAGCAGCAGTTGCTCTACATCAACGTCACAACAGAACCACTTTTGTAACATGTTCCTGGTACAGCACCCAGCAATCACAAAAGACAAATGAGCTCGACTCTGAGGTTCAACTGCACTCCTGCATGATACAGATCGTCTCATGTGAGTACACCCTGACCAGGGATATCCTTGGTTGGTCATCTCAGGCATACAGCTATATGTACAAGCACATAAGCTCCTCCCACCTGCTGTATAAAACTGTTTGGGGGGTAGGGGTTGCCATTCAGAGGAAATGGAGCTCCATCATTGACAGTATAAGAATATGTCTAGCTTATTTTGAGCTTTGAGCTCATAGGTCACTTTATCATGAATTGGCCTCTACTTTCAGAAATATACAATGAGAGAATCTCGATACGTGTGCAACAGACTGGAGACGGAGGAATATGTCTTTACCCGTTCAGACTCGATGATGGTTGTCTAGTAAGACGATCATCATCGCTTCCACAGAACGGTGACCAGTGTGCTGGTTCAGACCTGAAGCTGACCTGCTCACATGCTGTTCATATTAACAGACAAGGATCCATGTCTGAAAGGGGTCAAagtgtgacagttttcttgcatctGTAATTTAAACAAGACATTCCAAGCTTTTATTTATCGAggcacttttttcttctttccttttgcATTCAGATATAAGGCTGTAAATTCAGCCTGCTGGAGGAAGAATGAATGGAGATGAATCCTATGCAGTGTGATGCAGAATTTCTATTAGCATTAAAATTTCTGTCATGTTCTTATCGTCTTGGAAAACGGATTCTTTTTGTAAACTGTGTCAAAACTAGAGGgaaacagggttttttttttcttctgaaagCTTGTTTTGTATAGTAACTAGCATTTTAGTGCTAtgttaaatatttcattatGAATGGTACTGATTAGTAGAATGAATAGATGTCTTCTTGTGATTAACATTTCATGACTCTAAACAGTCTGCAggtatattttgtttttctaaaggtTAATAAATGCTTGTTTGGATGCAAGGTGAGTCGCactgaaactgttttttttttaaagtttgcctATCTACAGTATTGCCTTCTGTTGCAAAAAGTTGGCCTTAAATTCTAAAAACTaccaaatgaaaaaatatatgtgCCAAAATATAGCTCTCGTTAGGGTCATGAGAAGTCTGAAACCATACAGCCACAGAGTCAGACATAGTGAGGTTCATTTCCTGTAACATCTTTGAAAAACGGATATACTGTTTATACCCCTATTTAACTGTCTAAATGAGGTCAAAACGTAGTTATCACGCAACTCTCTCACACTGAACGAGGATAAGTcagaagttatagtttttgatgGTCACGCCCGCTGGAACAACTAACTGATGCCTTAGGCCCCTTTGCTAGCCATCTCTCGCTCACTGTTAGAAACCTTGGTGTTTTCCTGGACAGCTCTTTCAAACTCAAGAAACAGCTCTCCTCTGTGGTAGAAAACAGTTTCTACCAGCTGCGTCAGATATCTATCTTTGAAGGACCTTGAAAAGTTATCACTTCCAAAttagactactgtaattccctcTACTCGGGCCACCCGTCTTCCTCTATTCACCGGCTCCAGTTAGTTCAAAACGCAGCTGCGCGTCTCTTAACTGGTACTAGAAATTATGCCAACATTACACCTGATTTAGCCAACCTATATTGGCTCCCTTTTGAAAATcatatcaatttcaaaattgtcttgcttacctttaaaattttaaacaatttgGCTCCCAGCTATCTATGCGAACTCCTCCATTTGTATATCCCTAATAAGGCACTTAGATCTTCCAATCAAATGCTCCTGACACAACAGAGGTCTCGTCTGAAGTCCAGAGGTGATCGGGCCTTTGCTGTTGTAGCACctagactctggaataacctccctcCTTATATTCATTCCTCTGAGTCCATCCAGTCTGTTAAATTGAGTCTTAAAACGTATTATTTTAGTCTGGCTTTTGATTTAAACTAATGTTATTTCGTGGCTAGTTATGTTTTTTCCCCTATATTGTTCATATTGTTTCCTGCCCTCCTTttaattgtttctttttattctgtCTTATGCTATTGCTCTGACCGActgaagcactttggtcaactttgttgtattattatgtgctatagaaataaattttgatttgatttgatttgatatacacAGCAGGTAAAATAACTATCAAACACGTCACCAATTTTCTAAGTAAATGTATTTCTAAAGGTGCTATTGACATGAAATTCCCACCAGATGTTGGTATCAACCCATCCAgtccacacatgcaaagataTCAAGCCACAGATGTCCTTGACACAGGGACAAAGTACTGAACACTTACTGAAATGTAATAATTTGTATAAAAGCCTTTGCTGGTGATGGCAGCTTCACATGCCTCCTATATGGAGAAACTAGTTGGATCAACCTTGGAGCTTCTGTGGGTCCCTTCCATGATCTCTATTTTTAATAGATTTTCACTTGGATTCAGGTCAGGTGATTTAATGGGCCATTCtagcagcttttcttttctctttaacagACCAAGTTTCCTtggctgtgtgtttgggatcattgtcttgctgaaatgtcCACCCTTGTTTCATCTTCGTCATCATCATAGATGGCAGGAGTTATATGAAGCATGCCAGTGCCGTAGGGTGATGTTCCCACCTCCAAACTTCCCTGCTGGTATGGTGATTTGGGGGTGATATGCAGTGTCTTTTTGACCTCCAAATATGGCATCCAAAAAGTTTAATTACGTCTAATCTGAGCAGACTATATTCTCCCAGTATTTCGCAGGCTTCTCTAAATGTTTTTCAGCAAACCTTAAACACACTTCAACGTATTTTTTCTTTAGCAGTGGAGTCTTGTGTGGTGAGTGTGCATACAGGCCATGGCAGTTGACTGCAGTacttattgttttctttgagtTGCCTGCTGATTCCAGGTCTTTCCATAGTTCTCCACAAGTGGTCCCTGGCACTTGATTATTCTTTTCACTCCTGCCAGAAATCTTCCCACTTCCAGATTAGAGCTCCAACAGTGCTCAGTGCCATCAGtatattttgaaacaggaaggaTTTGTGAGAGATCTCATCATGAGATATTTGACAACTTGgtaatgaaacatttttatgaGCCATCAGCTGGGAGTGAACCAGCTGGTATTAAAGCCGCAGGGTTGCTTTCTAATTACTCATAGATTGTGCCTACCTTTCTTCGTGCGTTCAGTACTTTTCCCTGCATTAtttctcattattacacataattTATGGCCACCTACTGGTAAATTTCTTGGCATGTGTGGACTGGATTGGTTGTTACCGACATCTGGTGAGAATTTCATGTCAAtaacaactttaaaaatatatttattaggcCACAATTGTGGGTGTAAAAGGCATTATATATTTACCcacagtctgtgtgtgtatagacATAGATTCATCAGATACACTTTGTTAGTCCCAGGTTAGAGCCCCTTTGGTCTTCAGAACAGCTTTAATTTTTCATGGCATagaaggtgctggaaacattcctccaagattttggttcatgttgacatgatggcatcacagttgctgcagatttgtctgcTCCACATCCTGTTGCACCCCAACTAAAGGTGCTTTATTGGATTGACATCTAGCGACCGCAGAAGCCACCTGAATACAGTGAAGCCACCTGattttcatgttcaagaaaccagtttcagatgatctgagcttttttGCAACGTAGTGTACTATACTCCCGGAAACAGCCATTGAAacatgggtacactgtggtcacaaAGGGATGCAGATGGTCAGCAACATTACTCAGGTAGACCGTGGTGTTTAAATCATGCTCTGCCCAAATGTGCCTAAAAAATCTTGATACGAGGTGAGATTTAACAgtggcctcagtttcctgtagttagctgacaggagtgacacctggtgtgatcttctgctgctgtagcctgtCTGCAGGGAGTAAATCAGGGATTCTCTTCTACATAAATGAGTGCTCACTTCAGTTACTGTTGCCCTCCTTTCAGCTTGAAGCAGCCTGGCTATTCTCCTCTGATCTCTGACCACTCGAGGAACTGATGCTTCCTggatatttattgttttttggcTGATACTCtttaaaccctagagatggttttgTGGAAAAATCTCAGTAGATCAGCACTTTATAAAATATTCAGACCAGCCCGCCTGACACCAACAACCGTTCACCAACACCTTTCTTCCCTATTCTGATGCtcaatttgaacttcagcaggtcctCTGGATCGCTGGACCATGTCTACACACCTAAATTTACTGAGCAGGTAccgtgtgattggctgattagatctGCATTTCCAGCAGTGGAATAGGTGTAacctaacaaaacaaaacatgtaggTAACTACAGCCTAATTGTAACTGTTATGTCAAAAAtcacatttgatatttgacataACAGTTGCAGTTTATCAGGATACAATAAGTGCTATaaattgaataaaaacaaaaaaaattaatacaaCTTACCAgtagatattaaaaaaataaataaacgcccATCTTTTCTGAAAAAGAAGGGGGAAAGAAAAGACTACAACTCCCGTCACGTGATTTAAAAATCCCGGAACTACAATGCCTGGTGACGGGATGTTTTAAGTGGGCTACACGGATGGTCGACAGCCGAGGTGTAAAAGCTGTAACTTTCTTTTATCGTTTCCAGCCGTGCTATCgaaatttaaaactttaaattcgTTGCTGTGGGTTTTGTGGCGCCAGCGGCGGCGTTATTTTGAATTCATGGACAAAGACAAGTGTAGCGATATTGTAAGTAAGCGAGTCTGTTGTTTGCTTTAGCTAAAACGTCACGTTTTCAGCCTATTTTGAGAGCAGCCAGTAGCTCACACGAGCCAGCTAACTGGACTGTGTGGAGTCTGTTCACTCACCACATGCAGCCTCTGCACTCATGCTTTGTGTACCTTTTGCAGCATGGTCAGTGCTCCTGGATGGAGATGCATCAGTTCCTCGGTGACCTTATCACATCTGGAAACTCCTCAAAAAATCCGCCAGATGTGTTTAATGCAGCATGGGGCGTGGCAGGAGGTGGTGCTGCTGATGGTGCTCTTGCGTTCAAAGCTACATCGCTTGAGCCACTTAGACCTGTTCAGGAAAAGATGGGTGCAGGGGCATCACAGAGGGCGAGAGAGACCAGAGACCGGAGAGAAGGTAGGAGCCGTGTAAATAAACAAGTCCACCCATTTTCttgtaaattttattttcctactgatgtGGTTCGGTTTGTCCTTCAGCTTTAGATCTGCATCATGCCTGCACCTGCCCTGGCTGCCCTTTCTCCAGTCTCCCTCCTTCATTTGAGACCCTAACATCCAGACAGCCTCTGTCCTTGCCGCCACACTCAGAGACCATATCCCACCCAAAAGATCTCAGTATTGCTGGTCCAGTGAGCCTTAGCATGTGTTTACCAGAGTCCACCTTACCCAGCAGCACGACCACCACTACATCTGAGCTAGAGACGGGCCTGCCCAGCCGATCACAGAACGAGGATGTAGACAGAGGGACTCAGAGCCAGAACCAAAACTCTGATGTGCCTCCTTCAAGAGCGTCTTTGTCCCATCTTTCTATGTTTCCCCACTTGTGTTGTCACCCCGGCCTGCAAACCTGTACCCAGACACTAGGCCGCCAGGAGGGCACAGACTCCCCGTTTTCTCACACCCATGCTCACCATCACTTTCACCACCACCACTGCCCTTTAACGTCCTGTTTACCCTGCCCCCAGCTCGCCCACTCGCACTCTGCTCGGCTCTCTGGCGCGTTTCCATGCTTGTCTTGCCCTCACTCCTTTCATGCCTGTAATCAGGTGTGCCACCGTCAGCACAGGCAAgcacagcagcaggaggagaggGTTAGGACTTCTACAACCTTGCTGTCGTCACTGCATCCCTGCATGCACTGCTCCGCCTCATTTTCTAGACCGTCCCAGCTGCTACAACACCAGCGCTCCGAGCACGCTCACAAACCAGCCGGGTTCATTTGCACAGAGTGCGGCAGGGCCTTCAATTCACACAGCAACCTCCGCATACACCTCAATGTGCACACTGGTGCACGGCCCTACTCATGCTCCGACTGTGGGAAAAGTTTCAGCCAGTCTGGAGCGCTGAAGATCCACAGGCGGATTCACACGGGTGAAAAGCCATATTCATGTGGCTTCTGTGGCAGAGGTTTCCCCCATCTGGCAGGGGTGCGTGCCCACCAGAGGACGCACACAGGAGAGAAGCCCTACCGCTGCAACCAGTGTGGCAAGTGTTTCACCCAGTCCGGAGCGCTAAAGATCCACACTcgcatccacactggagagagaccctTTATCTGCAGCATCTGTGGCAAGGGCTTTTCCAACCGCTCCGGGATCCGTTTCCACTACCGCACAGTCCACGGGCTGGCTCCTGAGGTCACAGGGGAGACTGGAGGCGTGTACCGAGGACCCACAGGTCGTGCTTGTCAGCCCGGGCGCCCCAGAACGACACCTCCAACCGGCGCTGCGTTAAATGCACCCAACAGTCCAGGTATCGACTCACACGCAGTTCTGAATACTCGGGATTCCTCAGATTTAATTGCTTCTCATCCCACCTCTACACCAATCAGTGGGAACGAGGGCAAATCTCAGCCAGAAGGAGCAAGAGAGGGGCTGCCGTATGCATGCGAAGACTGCGGCCTGCGCTTTAAAGACGCACTGTCCAGGAACAGACACCAGTCTCTGGTGCATTACTCCCACGagggaagagaggaggaggggcagAGGGAAGAGTTCAGCACAGATGCTGAAAGTGAAAGAGAGTAAATTACTGCGGCTGGTAGATTATAACAGACTGAACATCTTATGGAATCTGTTCTTTAAGCAAAACTGCTTTCAAATTGGAAATTCAGTAATATTGCACTcctttttaagtgtttttctgATATTTCACACTAAGATTGTGCTGAAACTCAACGCTAAACCTTTTCTATTTAAACACAACCACAGTTTACTTTTAGaattcatgtattttttttttctactctccATCAGCTTTTCAGTCCTGATGTATGTGAGTGAAGTGTCCTATATGTACAAATTTACCCCATTTTAGCAGTCCTTTAtatatccaggtaaaaaaaaaaaaaaaaaatctaatttccaAGAGAGCCTGATGTCCATCCATCACACACACCAAACCAACTGGTTGCTAACACATCTGTGTAATTGTGCCTTATCCAGCAGTCCCAGTGTTGTATTATGATACCAGAAAGCATGTCACATTAATGTAATTTGATGGGCTTTTAGTAGCATTTTATTATGGGATTGAGGACTGCCACCTGGCTCTTTTTATACAAAATGCCTTGAAATAGGAATGAAATAGGAACAAGTACAATTTTATATGTTAAACATGGATCTGTAGTAAACATCAGTGTCACAGGTTTAATTAAGTTATTTAGTAACTTAATCATTTATAAAACCACATGTCTtctatacaaaaaaaacaactttccatgggatataatataaagtaaaaaaaataataatacaagtATACAAATATAACTATTATAATTTTTCACTTAATTCTGTAATTCTGAGAAAGGTGCTATACAGCAGCAAAGGCCTAACAAACAAGGCCAGTAGaggtgggttttttgttttttttaaatgttaacattttgcGATAACTCGGCCTCCAGCAGAGGAACGTACTCTTCCTCTGGAGACTTGTTTAACTAGACAGAGCATTTCTTTCTCCAGGAAAAGTGGCTGAACACAGCTGTTCATCCAAGCAAAGGACAGTCCTTCCTAATTATGTCATCTTACTGCCTTTCGTGCCTCTCAGTTGTACTACAATCCAAGCAGTTATTTTTAGCTGTTG
Coding sequences:
- the si:ch211-79k12.2 gene encoding uncharacterized protein si:ch211-79k12.2 isoform X1; translated protein: MQPLHSCFVYLLQHGQCSWMEMHQFLGDLITSGNSSKNPPDVFNAAWGVAGGGAADGALAFKATSLEPLRPVQEKMGAGASQRARETRDRREALDLHHACTCPGCPFSSLPPSFETLTSRQPLSLPPHSETISHPKDLSIAGPVSLSMCLPESTLPSSTTTTTSELETGLPSRSQNEDVDRGTQSQNQNSDVPPSRASLSHLSMFPHLCCHPGLQTCTQTLGRQEGTDSPFSHTHAHHHFHHHHCPLTSCLPCPQLAHSHSARLSGAFPCLSCPHSFHACNQVCHRQHRQAQQQEERVRTSTTLLSSLHPCMHCSASFSRPSQLLQHQRSEHAHKPAGFICTECGRAFNSHSNLRIHLNVHTGARPYSCSDCGKSFSQSGALKIHRRIHTGEKPYSCGFCGRGFPHLAGVRAHQRTHTGEKPYRCNQCGKCFTQSGALKIHTRIHTGERPFICSICGKGFSNRSGIRFHYRTVHGLAPEVTGETGGVYRGPTGRACQPGRPRTTPPTGAALNAPNSPGIDSHAVLNTRDSSDLIASHPTSTPISGNEGKSQPEGAREGLPYACEDCGLRFKDALSRNRHQSLVHYSHEGREEEGQREEFSTDAESERE
- the si:ch211-79k12.2 gene encoding uncharacterized protein si:ch211-79k12.2 isoform X2; protein product: MDKDKCSDIHGQCSWMEMHQFLGDLITSGNSSKNPPDVFNAAWGVAGGGAADGALAFKATSLEPLRPVQEKMGAGASQRARETRDRREALDLHHACTCPGCPFSSLPPSFETLTSRQPLSLPPHSETISHPKDLSIAGPVSLSMCLPESTLPSSTTTTTSELETGLPSRSQNEDVDRGTQSQNQNSDVPPSRASLSHLSMFPHLCCHPGLQTCTQTLGRQEGTDSPFSHTHAHHHFHHHHCPLTSCLPCPQLAHSHSARLSGAFPCLSCPHSFHACNQVCHRQHRQAQQQEERVRTSTTLLSSLHPCMHCSASFSRPSQLLQHQRSEHAHKPAGFICTECGRAFNSHSNLRIHLNVHTGARPYSCSDCGKSFSQSGALKIHRRIHTGEKPYSCGFCGRGFPHLAGVRAHQRTHTGEKPYRCNQCGKCFTQSGALKIHTRIHTGERPFICSICGKGFSNRSGIRFHYRTVHGLAPEVTGETGGVYRGPTGRACQPGRPRTTPPTGAALNAPNSPGIDSHAVLNTRDSSDLIASHPTSTPISGNEGKSQPEGAREGLPYACEDCGLRFKDALSRNRHQSLVHYSHEGREEEGQREEFSTDAESERE